CTTGCTCGGAACCTTTTACGGGATCCAGGCTGCAGCAACAGCGATGACGTCGGGTGGGCGGATCATCAACATCGCGTCGGAAGCCGGTATCCGGGCCTGGCCGTTGTACGGCGCCTACGCGCCGAGTAAATTCGCACAGATCGGGCTCAGCCAAGTCGCAGCGCTTGAGCTGGGCGGTCGCGACATCACCGTCAACACAGTCTGCCCCGGCATCATTGAAACCGACATGATGATCGACAAGTGGGTCGCCGAGTCCAAGATCACCGGCAAGTCGATCGACGAGATCCGCAACGAGGTAACCGCCGCGACCTTGACCGGGACGCTATGTACCCCAGCGGATATCGGTGCGACCGTGGCGTGGCTAGCCAGCCCGAACGCACGCAACGTGACCGGCCAGTCAGTATGCGTCAACGCGGGAGTCACGCTGCACTGACCCACCGCCATTTATCTGGGGCTCACACTGAGGCGTTTCACATCGACCGCACAATCGACCGCCGAAGCACAGGATCGTGCAATCGAGGTTAATGGCGCAGAAGTGTGGGTACAGCGGTAGACCCTCCGACGACCTCCGCGAAGCCATCGCCGCCATCACCGGCAACCCTGCATACTAAATTGTGCTAAGTCGGGTTTTCCCGCGCCCTATTTCGCGGCGACGACGAAGCCGTGGATGATCCGGTCGATGTCGGGGCCCTGCGCGGCCGCCTGGTCGGCCAGTCCGGTGATGGTGAGCTGCACGAAGTAGCGCTGCTTTGCCGGTGGCGACCCGGTCGGCAGGACGATCCGGTTCCAGCTGTGCAGCCGCATGCCGTTGTCGTTGTTGTAGCTGCCCTGAATCATCGACGAGGGAAACCCGTTGAAGGGATCCATCGAGACGTCCAATTGTTTGAAGTTCTCGAACAATTGGGCGTCGTCGTTGCCGTGCTTGATGACTTGTGTCGGGTCGAACTCGCCGTTGAGCTTGAACACCACGAGCCTCGCCGTCGGATACTTGCCGCCCTTGGCCAGCATCAGCGTCTCCGGTGCGATGTGCGGATCGGTAAACCGCGACCAACCCGCGGGTGTCGGTATCGACACTGTCAGATCGGTCAGCGAATCGGGCGCCACCTGCTGTCCGGTTACGCCGATGCTGTTCAGATACATCGACAGCGGGACCGGCCGGTCGGTAGTCGTGGTGGTCGTGGCCGTTGTGCTCGTCGTCCAAACCGTCGAGTAGTCAGGGCTTTTCGGGCCACAACCGACCACGGTCAGGGACAGTGCGGTGATCGCGGCAGCGGCGGCGAGCCGTCTCACAGAATCTCGTGCACCGCGTCGATCGGACGAGCCAGCCGGGTGCCTTTCACGGTGACGACGAATGGCCGCTCGATCAGGATGGGATGTTCGGCCATCGCGTCGAGCAGCTGGTCATCGGTGGCGTCAGCGAGATTGAGCTCGGCGTAGAGCGATTCGCGCTTGCGCACCGCGGTGCGCACATCGATACCCGCGGCGCGGATCATGCCCGCGAGGTCGTCACGGGACGGCGGGGTCTTCAAGTATTCCACGATCGTGGGGTCTAAACCGTTGTCCCGCAACAAGTCGAGCGTTTTACGAGAGGTGCTGCATTTAGGATTGTGATAGATGACGGCCGAGCCGGAGTCTGCAGAACCGGAAGGCATCTAGGCATCCCCGTCGAATAGTCCTGTGACGGAGCCATTCTCGAACACGGCGCGGATGGTGCTGGCCAGCAGCGGAGCAATCGACAGCACCGTGAGCTGCGGGAAACGCTTCTCATCGCCGATCGGCAGCGTGTTGGTGACGATCACTTCCCGGGCGCCGCACGCGGCCAGCCGTTCGGCGGCCGGATCCGACAGCACACCGTGGGTGGCCGCGACGATCACATCGGTGGCGCCGTCCTCGCGTAACAGGTTCACCGCGCCGGCGATGGTTCCACCGGTGTCGATCATGTCGTCGATCAGCACGCAGGTGCGGCCGTCGACCTCGCCGACCACCCGGTTAGAGACCACCTGGTTGGGCACCCGCGGGTCGCGGGTCTTGTGGATGAAGGCGAGCGGCACGCCGCCCAGCGCGTCGGCCCACTTCTCGGCGATGCGCACCCGGCCGGAGTCGGGGGAGACCACGACCATGTTGCTGTCGGGGTAGTTGTCGCGGATGTAGCCGGTCAGCAGGTTCTGGCCGCGCATGTGATCGACGGGCCCGTCGAAGAATCCCTGGATCTGGTCGGTGTGCAGGTCGACGGTGACGATCCGGTCGGCACCCGCCGTCTTGAGTAGGTCGGCGACTAGCCGCGCCGAAATGGGTTCACGGCCGCGGTGCTTCTTGTCCTGGCGCGCGTAGGGATAGAACGGCATCACGGCGGTGATCCGCTTCGCGCTGCCCCGCTTGAGGGCGTCGATCATGATCAGCTGTTCCATCAGCCAGTTGTTCACCGGCGCCGGGTTGGATTGCAGCACGAACGCATCGCAGCCCCGCACCGATTCGTGGAAGCGCACGAAGATCTCGCCGTTGGCGAACTCGCGCGCGGTTTGCGCGGTGACGTGGACGTCGAGTTCCTTGGCGACCTGCTCGGCGAGTTCGGGATGCGCCCGCCCGGAGAACAGCATCAGATTTTTGCGATTGTCGGTCCAGTCGTGGCTCACCGTGCTGCCCTTGCCGTTCGGGTCGTGATGGAAGTGCTGCTCATCGTACGTAGCGAATCGTACGGAATGATCGGCGGGTTGCCTGCCACCAAACTCATGGTGTCTATACGGATTCCGGTGGCGGGGTAATCGAAGGAGCCTGCCGGGCAGCCTTCTCCGCGGCTTCCGCGGCGGCGGTGCCTGGGCGTTTACGTTGCACCCAGTTCTCGATGTTGCGTTGCGGGCCGGCAGACACGGCCAACGCGCCCGGCGGAACGTCCTCCCGTAGCACGGTGCCGGCCCCGGTGTAGGCCCCGTCGCCGACGGTCACCGGGGCCACGAACATGGTGTCCGAGCCGGTGCGGACGTGCGAGCCGACCGTGGTGCGCCGTTTGGTGGTGCCGTCGTAGTTGACGAAGACGCTCGACGCCCCGATATTGCTGTGCTCGCCGATGTCGGCGTCGCCGACGTAGGTCAGATGCGGCACCTTGGTGCCGGCCCCGATAGTGGAGTTCTTCACCTCGACGAACGCGCCCAGCTTGCCGTCGGCGCCCAGCGCGGTGCCCGGCCGCAGGTAGGCGAACGGGCCGACCGTCGCGCCGCTGCCGATCGACGCCGATTGGCCGTGTGTGCGCACCACGGAGGCGCCGTCGCCGACGGTGACGTCGGCCAAGGTGGTGTCCGGCCCGACGACGCAGTGGCCGCCGATCTGGGTGCGGCCGAGCAGCTGCGTCCCCGGGTGCACCACCGTGTCGCGGCCGATCGTCACGTCGACGTCGATCCATGTGGTGGCCGGATCGATCACGGTGACACCGGCCAGCTGGTGCGCGGCGACGATGCGGCGGTTGAGCTCGGCGCTCAACTGTGCCAGCTGGACGCGGTTGTTCACGCCGGCCACCACTGCGCTGTCGTCCACATGCCGGGCGTGCACGGTCCGACCGTCGCCGCGCAGGATCGCGATCACGTCGGTCAGGTAGAGCTCCCGCTGGGCGTTGTTGGAGCCGAGCCGGCCCAGCGCCGACCGCAAGGCGGCGGCGTCGAAGGCGTAGACACCGGCGTTGACCTCACCGATGCTGCGCTGCGCGGCGGTCGCGTCGGCTTCCTCCACGATCGCCATCACTTCGTCGTCCTGGGTGCGCAGGATGCGACCGTAACCGAACGGATCGCCCAGGGTGGTGGTCAGCACCGTCGCCGCGGCCGACACCGCGTTGTGGGTGGCGATCAGGTCGGCCAGCGTGTCGGAGTCCAGCAGCGGGGTGTCGCCCGAGGTGATCACCACGACCCCGGCGTAATCCTGCGGCAACGCGGACAGCCCGCACAGTGCGGCGTGGCCGGTGCCGCGGGGGCGGTCCTGCAGGGCGACGTCGATCGGACGGCCGAGGGTGTCGGCGAGTTCGGCGACGACGGGCGCGATGCGCTGGTGCTCGTGCCCTAGCACCACCACCAGCCGCTGCGGTGCCACCTTGGCGATCGAGTGCAGCGCGTGGGAGAGCATGCTGCGTCCGGCGAGGGTGTGCAGCACCTTCGGGGTGTCCGATCGCATCCGGGTACCGGGCCCGGCGGCCAGGACCAGCACCGCTGTGTCACCGTGAAACGACATCGACTCTCCTCGCGCTTAGCCCCAAGACTGTCATTTCACCTGCACCAATGGCAAAGACCCGACACCGGGGACCCGGCGGACAAGCAGCCGAAGCTCCGTCGCCAGGACTCGAACCTGAACTATCTGAACCAAAATCAGAGGTGCTGCCGATTACACCACGACGGACTGTCGATCACGGCCGGTGACGGTATCCGCCAACCGCGCCACCAAGACTTTAGTCGGACCACGATGCGAACCGCTCGCGGCGCCGAAGAAACCCGGGCATTTTCGGCTGGACGAACCGATACGCTGAGGGACGTGGCAGCCCCGGATAAAGAGGTGCGTGCGCCACGCGCCCGGATGACCGGCAGCGAGCGTCGACATCAGCTGATCGGCATCGCACGCTCACTTTTCGCCGAGCGGGGTTACGAGGGCGCCTCGATCGAAGAGATCGCCCAGCGGGCCAACGTCTCCAAGCCGGTCGTCTACGAGCATTTCGGCGGCAAGGAAGGCCTCTACGCCGTGGTCGTCGACCGCGAGATGTCCGCGCTGCTGGACGGCATCACCTCGTCGCTGACCAACAACCGGTCCCGGGTCAGGGTGGAGCGGGTCGCCCTGGCGTTGCTCACCTACGTCGAGGAGCGCACCGACGGCTTTCGGATCATGATCCGCGACTCGCCGGCATCGATCAGCACGGGGACCTATTCCAGCCTGCTCAACGACGCGGTCAGCCAGGTCAGCTCCATCCTGGCCGGCGACTTCGCCCGCCGCGGCCTGGACCCGGAGCTGGCACCGCTGTACGCCCAGGCGCTGGTCGGTTCGGTGTCGATGACCGCGCAGTGGTGGTTGGACACTCGCGAGCCCAAAAAAGAAGTGGTGGCCGCGCACCTGGTCAACCTGATGTGGAACGGCCTTACCCACCTGGAATCCGATCCGCGGCTGCAGGACGAGTAAGGCCACTCGACTAGCGACTGTGTGCCGACGACGACCGCGAGCGCGAGGCGGTCGGCGTCGTCCGTATCGGGGACCCAGTCAACCCAAGTCGACGCCAATCAACCCGAATCAACCCCCAATCAACCGCAGTCGCGCGAGAGCAGGTCGGCGATCGTCTCCCGGCGGATCATTTGGTGGACCCGGCCGGTTCTGACCGCCACCAGCGGCGGCCGGCACACCATGTTGTAGTTCGAGGCCATGCTGTGGTGATAGGCCCCCGTGCAGGCCACCGCCAACAGGTCGCCGGGATGCAGATCGACCGGCAATTCGACGTCCCGGGCGATCTCGTCACCGGCCTCGCAGTGCCGGCCGACGACGGTAACCCGCTGCTTGAGCCCCAGCGAGTGCCGGTTGGCCAGCGTGACGGTGTACCGCGCGCCGCACGACGACACCCGCGGGTTGTCGCTCATGCCGCCGTCGACGGCGACGAAGGTACGCCCTCCCGGCTGCGATTTAACCGAGCAAACCCGGTACAACGTCACGCCGGCCCGGCCGCTGATCGCGCGACCGGGTTCGACCACGACCGTCGGCCGCGGGAAATGTTCGGCGGCACAGGCCGCGTCCAGTGCGTCTTCGACGACGACGGCGAGGTCGTCGAGTTCGAGCTCGCGGTCACCGCAGACGTACGGGATCGCGTGCCCGCCGCCGATGTTGAGCTCGGTGAGGATGACGCCGTGCCGGGCCCGGATGTCGGCCATCGCGGCGATCATCCGTGAAATGGCTTCGCCGTACCGGCCCGCGTCGGTCACCTGCGACCCGATGTGGCAGTGCAGTCCGACCAGGTCGAGGATCGGGTGCGCCAGCACCCGCCGCACCGCATCGGCGGCATGGTCCTCGGCCAGGGTAAAGCCGAATTTGTGGTCGCTGCTGCCGGTCGTGACCGCGCGGTGTCCGTGGCTGTCTGGCCTGGTTGGGGGGTTCGGGTTGACGCGGATCAGCACCGGCTGACGTTTTCGTGCGCAGCCGGCCAGATAGGCGATTTCGATGCAGGAGTCCAGCACGATCCGCCCGACCCCGACCCGGACCGCGTCCTGCAGCTCGTCGGGCGATTTCGCGTTGCCGTGCATGATGATTCGGGCCGGGTCCACGCCGGCAGCCACGGCGACGGCCAATTCGCCGGCCGAGCACACGTCGATGCCCAGGCCTTCTTCGTGCGCCCAGCGTGCCACCGCCGTGGTCAGCAACGACTTTCCGGCATACACGACCTCAACCCCCCGCAGCACCTTGCGGTAGCGGCGGGCCCGCTGACGAAAATCTGTTTCGTCGATCACATAGGTGGGGGTGTGGAATTCGTCGGCGATATCCGTCAGGGGTACGTCGCCGACGCAGAGCCGGCCTTCCTCGTCGGAATGTGTAGTGGCAGGCCAGATCGCGGGATCCAGTCGCCGGGGCGCCGCCCGGCCGATGGACGGCAGCATGTCGAGCAATGTCATGAGTTCAAAGTGCGCCGGGTCGAACCCCCATGACCGGTTCCTTACGATCCCTTGACGGCCCCCGCCGCAATCTTGACGTCGTTTTGCGGATTCCTCGGCCACCTAGAATGGGTGCATCATGACCGCACCGGGGCCTGCTCGCCCAGAAACCCCGATCGCGGGGCTCGTCGAATTGGCGCTGACAGCGCCGACGTTCCAGCAGATCACTGCCGCGGCGGCCGGACCGGCCACGCTGGACCTGGTCGGCCCGGCGAGCGCGCGGGTGTTCGTCGCCAGCGCGTTGGCGCGGCGCGGCCCGCTGCTGGTGGTCACCGCCACCGGCCGCGAAGCCGAGGACCTCGGCGTTGAACTGCGCGGTGTGTTCGGTGACGCCGTCGCGATCTTCCCGTCCTGGGAAACACTGCCGCACGAACGGCTTTCGCCGGGCGTCGACACCGTCGGCACTCGGTTGATGGTGCTGCGCCGGCTGGCGCACCCCGACGACGCACGGTTGGGGCCGCCGTTGCAGGTCGTCGTGACCGCCGCGCGCTCGCTGCTGCAGCCGATGACGCCGCGGCTGGGGCTGGTGGAGCCGCTCACCTTGACCGTGGGCGCTGAGGTGGACTTCGACGCCGCCATCGCCCGGCTGGTCGAACTTGCCTACACCCGGGTCGACATGGTCGGCCGCCGCGGCGAATTCGCGGTGCGGGGCGGCATTCTCGACGTATTCGCCCCCACCGCCGAACATCCGGTGCGTATCGAGTTCTGGGGCGACGAGATCACCGAGATGCGGATGTTCGCGGTGGCCGACCAGCGGTCGATCCCGGAGCTGGAGGTCGACACCTTGGTCGCGGTCGCCTGTCGCGAACTGCTGCTCACCGAGGACGTGCGCGCCCGGGCCGCCGAGCTGGCCACTCGGGCGGCCGCCCAGCTGCCGGAGGGGCAGGCGGCGATCACCGGCAGCGTCGCCGACATGCTGGCCAAGCTTGCCGAGGGCATTCCCGTCGACGGCATGGAGGCGCTGCTGCCCGTTCTCCAGCCCGACGGCGATCGCTCGCACGCGC
This Mycobacterium simiae DNA region includes the following protein-coding sequences:
- a CDS encoding SDR family NAD(P)-dependent oxidoreductase encodes the protein MTSTTSNTYSESSAMKSTRPVAVITGGGRGIGVGISTALARHGYDLVIGFTSDESAARQTAAEIAAETGANPVLVRGDVSVPQTAADLARAALGEFGALDCWVNNAGYMATGALLELTGAQVLRCFEINLLGTFYGIQAAATAMTSGGRIINIASEAGIRAWPLYGAYAPSKFAQIGLSQVAALELGGRDITVNTVCPGIIETDMMIDKWVAESKITGKSIDEIRNEVTAATLTGTLCTPADIGATVAWLASPNARNVTGQSVCVNAGVTLH
- a CDS encoding LpqN/LpqT family lipoprotein, which gives rise to MRRLAAAAAITALSLTVVGCGPKSPDYSTVWTTSTTATTTTTTDRPVPLSMYLNSIGVTGQQVAPDSLTDLTVSIPTPAGWSRFTDPHIAPETLMLAKGGKYPTARLVVFKLNGEFDPTQVIKHGNDDAQLFENFKQLDVSMDPFNGFPSSMIQGSYNNDNGMRLHSWNRIVLPTGSPPAKQRYFVQLTITGLADQAAAQGPDIDRIIHGFVVAAK
- the arsC gene encoding arsenate reductase (glutaredoxin) (This arsenate reductase requires both glutathione and glutaredoxin to convert arsenate to arsenite, after which the efflux transporter formed by ArsA and ArsB can extrude the arsenite from the cell, providing resistance.), which encodes MPSGSADSGSAVIYHNPKCSTSRKTLDLLRDNGLDPTIVEYLKTPPSRDDLAGMIRAAGIDVRTAVRKRESLYAELNLADATDDQLLDAMAEHPILIERPFVVTVKGTRLARPIDAVHEIL
- a CDS encoding ribose-phosphate diphosphokinase: MSHDWTDNRKNLMLFSGRAHPELAEQVAKELDVHVTAQTAREFANGEIFVRFHESVRGCDAFVLQSNPAPVNNWLMEQLIMIDALKRGSAKRITAVMPFYPYARQDKKHRGREPISARLVADLLKTAGADRIVTVDLHTDQIQGFFDGPVDHMRGQNLLTGYIRDNYPDSNMVVVSPDSGRVRIAEKWADALGGVPLAFIHKTRDPRVPNQVVSNRVVGEVDGRTCVLIDDMIDTGGTIAGAVNLLREDGATDVIVAATHGVLSDPAAERLAACGAREVIVTNTLPIGDEKRFPQLTVLSIAPLLASTIRAVFENGSVTGLFDGDA
- the glmU gene encoding bifunctional UDP-N-acetylglucosamine diphosphorylase/glucosamine-1-phosphate N-acetyltransferase GlmU, with the protein product MSFHGDTAVLVLAAGPGTRMRSDTPKVLHTLAGRSMLSHALHSIAKVAPQRLVVVLGHEHQRIAPVVAELADTLGRPIDVALQDRPRGTGHAALCGLSALPQDYAGVVVITSGDTPLLDSDTLADLIATHNAVSAAATVLTTTLGDPFGYGRILRTQDDEVMAIVEEADATAAQRSIGEVNAGVYAFDAAALRSALGRLGSNNAQRELYLTDVIAILRGDGRTVHARHVDDSAVVAGVNNRVQLAQLSAELNRRIVAAHQLAGVTVIDPATTWIDVDVTIGRDTVVHPGTQLLGRTQIGGHCVVGPDTTLADVTVGDGASVVRTHGQSASIGSGATVGPFAYLRPGTALGADGKLGAFVEVKNSTIGAGTKVPHLTYVGDADIGEHSNIGASSVFVNYDGTTKRRTTVGSHVRTGSDTMFVAPVTVGDGAYTGAGTVLREDVPPGALAVSAGPQRNIENWVQRKRPGTAAAEAAEKAARQAPSITPPPESV
- a CDS encoding TetR/AcrR family transcriptional regulator, translating into MTGSERRHQLIGIARSLFAERGYEGASIEEIAQRANVSKPVVYEHFGGKEGLYAVVVDREMSALLDGITSSLTNNRSRVRVERVALALLTYVEERTDGFRIMIRDSPASISTGTYSSLLNDAVSQVSSILAGDFARRGLDPELAPLYAQALVGSVSMTAQWWLDTREPKKEVVAAHLVNLMWNGLTHLESDPRLQDE
- the lysA gene encoding diaminopimelate decarboxylase, which translates into the protein MTLLDMLPSIGRAAPRRLDPAIWPATTHSDEEGRLCVGDVPLTDIADEFHTPTYVIDETDFRQRARRYRKVLRGVEVVYAGKSLLTTAVARWAHEEGLGIDVCSAGELAVAVAAGVDPARIIMHGNAKSPDELQDAVRVGVGRIVLDSCIEIAYLAGCARKRQPVLIRVNPNPPTRPDSHGHRAVTTGSSDHKFGFTLAEDHAADAVRRVLAHPILDLVGLHCHIGSQVTDAGRYGEAISRMIAAMADIRARHGVILTELNIGGGHAIPYVCGDRELELDDLAVVVEDALDAACAAEHFPRPTVVVEPGRAISGRAGVTLYRVCSVKSQPGGRTFVAVDGGMSDNPRVSSCGARYTVTLANRHSLGLKQRVTVVGRHCEAGDEIARDVELPVDLHPGDLLAVACTGAYHHSMASNYNMVCRPPLVAVRTGRVHQMIRRETIADLLSRDCG